The Shewanella sp. MTB7 genome includes a window with the following:
- the rraB gene encoding ribonuclease E inhibitor RraB yields MSIDRLLKAQRQENQEIVTAILDDGSNTSAEYTIEHHFSSNNFDRLEKAAVDAFKAGFEVSDAEEMELEDGSVIYCFDAIANHQLDVELLDKACESLLLIAAKQKVDYDGWGTYFIDENGEEIREEEFEDDDYEDDDFEEDQFKAEVKKPLH; encoded by the coding sequence ATGTCAATTGATCGTTTACTTAAAGCGCAGAGGCAAGAAAATCAGGAGATTGTTACGGCTATCTTAGATGATGGTTCTAACACGAGTGCTGAGTATACAATTGAACATCATTTTTCATCGAACAACTTTGATCGTTTAGAAAAAGCCGCTGTCGATGCATTCAAAGCTGGTTTTGAAGTGAGTGATGCCGAAGAGATGGAGCTAGAAGATGGCTCGGTGATCTACTGTTTCGATGCCATAGCAAATCATCAATTAGATGTTGAACTTCTGGATAAAGCTTGTGAGTCTCTTCTATTGATTGCAGCTAAACAGAAAGTGGATTACGACGGTTGGGGAACATATTTCATCGATGAAAATGGTGAAGAGATCCGCGAAGAAGAGTTTGAAGATGATGACTACGAAGATGACGACTTCGAAGAAGATCAATTCAAAGCGGAAGTTAAAAAACCACTGCATTAA
- a CDS encoding DUF3530 family protein, with protein MKVSQALHFLSQSSFLIGTLLLVVISTRSLAAEQVTSHPKYSYLASEEVISIEVGKQKSEVLVRSWTGKKKLGAAILFSNPGMNADSAGLQAYLRRELPHTGWATIAITPPKRVSTLNFATAPGDISKPGEGKYNPNNGERTPQYSKEQWINIREKQETFIADTMNQLDEIGTPYPGKRILIATGQGAGFVISMLSKNRLTKPDVLVLINPFMSTKHENLELPKLLAELDIPVLDIQSADGHIASQETKENRRLLSPQNAPYRYRQQRMLLNLNQTEAWQTCLDLIEGFAHSINKTKLAR; from the coding sequence ATGAAAGTAAGCCAAGCACTTCACTTCCTCTCCCAGTCCTCTTTCTTAATAGGAACCCTCCTACTCGTTGTTATTAGCACTCGCAGTTTGGCAGCAGAGCAAGTCACTAGTCATCCCAAATATAGCTACCTTGCAAGTGAAGAGGTCATCTCCATTGAAGTCGGTAAACAAAAATCTGAAGTATTAGTGCGCAGTTGGACAGGCAAGAAAAAACTCGGTGCAGCAATCCTCTTCTCCAACCCAGGCATGAATGCCGATTCAGCAGGGCTACAAGCATATTTAAGACGAGAACTGCCCCATACAGGCTGGGCGACTATCGCCATCACACCACCAAAAAGGGTTTCGACCCTAAATTTTGCCACTGCACCGGGAGATATTTCGAAACCAGGCGAGGGAAAATATAATCCAAACAATGGCGAACGCACTCCGCAATATTCGAAAGAGCAATGGATTAACATCCGAGAGAAACAAGAAACTTTCATTGCTGACACGATGAATCAACTCGATGAGATAGGGACACCCTATCCAGGGAAAAGGATACTTATCGCCACTGGTCAAGGGGCTGGGTTTGTCATCTCTATGTTAAGTAAAAATAGACTAACAAAGCCCGATGTCTTAGTCCTTATCAATCCTTTTATGAGCACGAAACATGAAAACCTTGAACTGCCTAAGTTGCTAGCAGAATTAGATATACCAGTACTTGATATCCAGTCGGCAGATGGTCATATTGCCTCCCAGGAGACCAAAGAAAATCGACGTTTACTTTCCCCTCAAAATGCCCCCTATCGCTACAGGCAGCAACGGATGCTATTAAACCTCAATCAGACTGAAGCATGGCAAACCTGTTTAGATTTAATCGAAGGGTTTGCTCACAGTATCAATAAAACCAAATTAGCTAGGTAA
- a CDS encoding crotonase/enoyl-CoA hydratase family protein — protein MTRELVQLTILNGIGHVILSRPDKCNALNFQMFKELDGVISELKKDRSIKVVILSGAAGNFSSGLDVKSVMNSPFQAVSLLFKWLPGNANLAQRVSYGWRNLPIPVIAVIEGCCFGGGMQIALGADIRIVSPEAKLSIMEAKWGLVPDMAGLVSLRELVGKDQAMLLTMTAKVLSAQESLDKGLVTEISPSPMDRAQELACEISNTSPDANAAIKMSINKSWTASVRRLLSRESFSQIRLLMGKNRIIAAKRNSLEAKGAESKSEYRDRQSGW, from the coding sequence ATGACAAGGGAACTTGTTCAATTAACAATATTAAATGGGATCGGTCATGTGATTTTATCACGACCTGATAAATGCAATGCGCTTAATTTTCAGATGTTTAAAGAATTAGATGGTGTTATCTCAGAACTAAAAAAAGATCGCAGTATTAAAGTGGTCATTTTATCAGGAGCAGCAGGGAACTTCAGTTCGGGTCTGGATGTAAAAAGTGTCATGAACTCACCTTTTCAGGCTGTTAGTTTACTTTTTAAGTGGTTGCCGGGTAACGCTAATTTAGCTCAAAGAGTCTCCTATGGTTGGCGTAACCTGCCGATCCCTGTCATAGCGGTTATTGAAGGTTGCTGTTTTGGAGGGGGAATGCAGATAGCGTTGGGCGCTGATATTCGTATCGTGTCTCCTGAAGCTAAGTTGTCAATTATGGAAGCTAAATGGGGCTTAGTACCTGATATGGCTGGTTTAGTATCACTCAGGGAGTTGGTCGGTAAAGATCAGGCCATGCTATTGACCATGACAGCTAAGGTGTTATCAGCGCAGGAGTCATTAGATAAAGGCCTGGTCACCGAGATTTCTCCTTCCCCTATGGATCGAGCTCAAGAGCTTGCTTGCGAGATTAGCAATACCTCACCCGATGCGAACGCTGCGATTAAGATGAGTATCAACAAGAGCTGGACTGCCAGTGTTAGACGGTTGTTATCCCGTGAGTCTTTTAGTCAGATTAGGTTACTTATGGGGAAGAATAGAATCATTGCGGCTAAAAGAAACAGTCTGGAGGCAAAAGGAGCAGAGAGTAAGAGCGAGTATCGAGATCGTCAGTCCGGTTGGTGA
- a CDS encoding PhoH family protein encodes MEQDDRKLFVLDTNVLLHEPLAIYSFKEHDVVVPMTVLEELDQIKDRKRDVSRDARVAIRALEDILGGTTTPEEIVQGVKLPRREDHGDVSGSLAIFPDHQLEMTQASLPGDNNDNRIINTALHLQKIHYPRTVVLVTKDINMRLKAKGAGILVVEDYRTDQLIDDIRFLTKGFHQFDGNFWDRKEHVNTETQGRHTVHTVPIAEVGDENFYVNQYLMDKDSNFCGRVTEKTDTDLHLLDLGKDRLLNLDAWGIRPKNIYQGMAMQALLDPDIDLVILTGPAGCGKTLLAIAAALEMVVERGLYDKIIVTRNTPEIAESIGFLPGTEEEKMAPWLAAITDTLEVLHKNDVNPSGSMNYIMDKANIQFKSINFMRGRSIQNSVVILDECQNLTASQIKTMITRMGEGTKLICSGNLAQIDTNYLTAVTSGLTYIVERFKNFEGSANIYLNGVVRSRLAEFAEENL; translated from the coding sequence ATGGAACAAGACGACAGAAAGTTGTTTGTACTGGATACCAATGTATTACTACATGAACCTTTAGCCATTTATTCATTTAAAGAGCACGATGTAGTTGTCCCGATGACCGTTCTGGAAGAGCTGGATCAGATTAAGGACAGAAAACGAGATGTAAGTCGAGATGCTCGAGTGGCGATCAGAGCATTAGAGGATATTCTCGGAGGAACCACGACCCCAGAGGAGATAGTTCAAGGGGTAAAGCTACCAAGGCGTGAAGATCATGGTGATGTTTCAGGATCTCTGGCCATCTTCCCTGACCATCAACTTGAGATGACACAAGCATCCCTTCCCGGGGATAATAACGATAATCGCATCATCAATACCGCGCTACACCTACAAAAAATCCACTACCCCCGTACCGTTGTCTTAGTGACCAAAGATATCAATATGCGCTTAAAAGCCAAAGGTGCAGGTATATTAGTGGTTGAAGATTATCGTACGGATCAACTTATCGACGATATTCGTTTCCTAACCAAAGGTTTTCACCAATTCGACGGTAACTTTTGGGACCGTAAAGAACATGTGAACACTGAAACTCAAGGGCGTCATACCGTGCATACGGTGCCTATTGCAGAGGTCGGGGATGAGAACTTTTACGTCAATCAATATCTGATGGATAAGGATTCCAATTTCTGTGGTCGTGTAACAGAGAAAACGGACACAGATCTGCACCTGCTAGATCTAGGTAAAGACAGGTTATTGAATCTAGATGCTTGGGGGATCCGTCCTAAGAATATCTATCAAGGTATGGCAATGCAGGCTCTGCTAGATCCGGACATTGATTTGGTGATTTTAACGGGTCCTGCGGGGTGTGGTAAAACGCTGTTAGCGATAGCTGCAGCGCTTGAGATGGTGGTTGAACGTGGACTCTACGATAAGATTATCGTGACCCGTAACACGCCTGAAATTGCTGAGTCCATCGGATTTTTACCTGGCACCGAAGAGGAGAAGATGGCGCCTTGGCTTGCGGCGATCACCGACACCTTAGAGGTATTGCATAAAAATGATGTTAATCCTAGTGGCAGCATGAACTACATCATGGATAAGGCCAATATTCAGTTTAAGTCGATTAACTTTATGCGGGGTCGATCTATTCAGAACTCAGTGGTTATCCTCGATGAGTGTCAAAACCTGACAGCATCGCAGATTAAGACCATGATCACACGTATGGGAGAGGGAACTAAATTAATTTGTAGTGGTAATTTAGCTCAGATTGATACTAACTATCTCACCGCCGTCACGTCTGGCCTAACTTATATTGTCGAGCGGTTTAAAAACTTCGAAGGCAGTGCAAATATTTACCTCAATGGCGTGGTTCGCTCTCGTCTTGCTGAGTTTGCTGAAGAGAACCTGTAA
- the rapA gene encoding RNA polymerase-associated protein RapA — translation MPFSLGQRWISDTESELGLGTVVAVEGRMVTVMFPATDDNRMFSRAEAPLTRVIFNPGDKAESHEGWSLTVSEVEEKDNLITYHGIHCETGEQVSLRETLLNHNIRFNKPQDRLFAGQIDRMERFGVRYQCQQLRNKLATSDLLGLQGPRVGLIPHQQWIAHEVGRRFAPRVLLADEVGLGKTIEAGLIIHQQLLTGRAERVLVIVPDTLRHQWLVEMLRRFNLKFSVFDEDRCVEAYADNDNPFYTEQLVICSLELLRKKRRLDQALDADWDLMIVDEAHHLEWTEDAPSRAYRIIEALSEVVPGVLLLTATPDQLGHQSHFARLRLLDPDRFYDYDAFLKEEANYADIATTADALAGNKPLPQELVDSLKTLLSEKDISASLELIQATDGDVDMQQAARDALLQDLLDRHGTGRVLYRNSRASVKGFPTRIFNGYPQKVPTQYVTAARVGAMMNGYLDTAGKVKQALSPEKIYQDFESSSASWWKFDPRVDWLIDFLKENRREKVLIIASQAETALSLEEALRTREGIQATVFHEGMSIIERDKAGAYFAQETGGAQALICSEIGSEGRNFQFASHLILFDLPLNPDLLEQRIGRLDRIGQNNDVSIHVPYLENTAQECLMQWYHKGLNAFEQTCPSGHILFNEFSESLYNVLINQDKEALDQILSDTQTRYTELKSAMEQGRDKLLEINSHGGERANKLVQQLAARDEDTNLIGSVIRLWDIIGVDQEDCGENAIVLRPSEHMMFPTYPGLPEDGITVTFDREMALSRDDIALITQEHPIVQTGLDLITSSETGTTSVAVLKNKSLPAGTIFLELIYMADASAPKSSQLYRYLPPTPVRVLLDKNGNNLAENVSYDSFNKQLSAVNRHIASKLVNASQSILHPLFAKGEEFAAIELKMLADSARIKMTSQLTGELERLEALKAVNPNIRDEEIEHLRQQMSELNTYLDGAILQLDAIRLILVSHA, via the coding sequence ATGCCCTTTTCCTTAGGTCAACGCTGGATAAGCGACACCGAATCTGAACTTGGTTTAGGTACTGTTGTTGCTGTGGAAGGCCGTATGGTCACTGTGATGTTTCCAGCAACTGATGATAACCGTATGTTCTCTCGAGCCGAAGCGCCGTTAACACGCGTTATTTTTAATCCGGGCGATAAAGCTGAGAGCCATGAAGGCTGGAGTTTGACCGTTAGTGAAGTTGAAGAGAAAGATAATCTTATTACCTATCATGGCATTCATTGTGAAACTGGTGAGCAAGTCAGCTTGCGAGAAACATTGCTGAACCACAATATTCGTTTTAACAAACCCCAAGACCGATTGTTTGCAGGTCAAATTGATCGCATGGAGCGTTTCGGCGTTCGTTACCAATGTCAGCAACTCAGAAATAAATTAGCGACATCGGATCTGCTCGGTCTACAAGGTCCGAGAGTTGGCCTTATTCCTCACCAGCAGTGGATAGCCCATGAAGTGGGTCGTCGATTTGCGCCACGAGTTTTACTCGCCGATGAAGTGGGTTTGGGCAAGACCATTGAAGCAGGCCTGATCATCCATCAACAACTGCTGACGGGTCGCGCCGAACGTGTTCTGGTTATTGTGCCAGATACGCTACGTCATCAGTGGTTAGTCGAAATGCTGCGTCGATTCAATCTAAAATTCTCAGTATTTGATGAAGATAGATGTGTCGAAGCCTATGCGGATAACGACAACCCATTCTACACCGAGCAACTTGTTATCTGCTCATTGGAGTTACTTCGTAAAAAGAGACGTTTAGATCAAGCCTTAGATGCCGATTGGGATCTGATGATTGTCGATGAAGCCCATCACCTTGAGTGGACTGAAGATGCGCCAAGCCGCGCTTATCGCATCATTGAAGCACTCTCTGAAGTCGTACCCGGCGTATTGCTATTAACCGCTACCCCGGATCAATTAGGCCATCAGAGTCATTTTGCTCGCCTGCGTTTGCTTGACCCCGATCGTTTCTATGATTACGACGCTTTCTTAAAAGAGGAAGCTAACTATGCCGATATCGCCACCACTGCAGATGCCCTAGCAGGAAATAAACCTCTACCACAAGAGCTTGTAGATAGCCTCAAAACACTTTTGTCTGAAAAAGATATCAGTGCTAGCCTTGAGCTAATTCAGGCCACTGACGGCGATGTAGACATGCAGCAAGCTGCTCGTGATGCTCTGTTACAGGATCTGCTGGACAGACACGGAACTGGACGCGTTCTTTATCGTAACAGTCGTGCTTCAGTTAAAGGCTTCCCTACCCGTATTTTCAATGGTTACCCACAGAAAGTGCCGACACAATATGTCACCGCTGCGCGTGTAGGCGCCATGATGAATGGCTATTTAGATACTGCTGGGAAAGTGAAACAAGCACTAAGCCCTGAAAAAATATACCAAGACTTTGAAAGTTCAAGTGCTAGCTGGTGGAAGTTTGATCCTCGCGTTGACTGGCTCATCGATTTCTTGAAAGAGAACCGTAGAGAGAAAGTGCTTATTATTGCCAGTCAGGCCGAAACAGCCCTTAGTCTGGAAGAGGCATTGCGCACCCGTGAAGGTATACAGGCTACCGTGTTCCACGAAGGGATGTCGATTATCGAACGAGATAAAGCTGGTGCATACTTCGCTCAGGAAACTGGCGGTGCTCAAGCCCTCATCTGCAGTGAAATTGGTTCTGAAGGCCGTAATTTCCAGTTTGCCAGTCATTTGATCCTGTTCGATCTGCCTCTAAATCCAGATCTACTCGAACAACGCATAGGTCGTCTGGATCGTATTGGACAGAATAACGATGTTTCGATCCATGTACCTTATCTAGAAAATACGGCACAAGAGTGCTTAATGCAGTGGTATCACAAAGGGCTTAATGCATTCGAACAGACCTGTCCAAGCGGCCATATTCTGTTTAACGAGTTTTCAGAATCACTTTATAATGTACTGATAAATCAAGACAAAGAAGCTTTAGATCAAATTTTAAGTGATACTCAAACTCGATATACTGAACTAAAATCAGCCATGGAGCAGGGGCGCGATAAGCTACTTGAGATTAACTCTCACGGCGGTGAACGAGCCAATAAGCTAGTACAACAGTTAGCTGCACGTGATGAGGATACCAACCTCATTGGCTCAGTGATCCGTTTATGGGACATTATCGGCGTCGATCAAGAGGACTGTGGCGAAAATGCTATCGTCCTACGTCCGAGTGAGCATATGATGTTTCCGACGTACCCAGGCCTGCCTGAAGATGGCATCACCGTCACTTTCGACAGAGAGATGGCGCTTTCCCGTGACGATATAGCTCTCATTACTCAGGAGCACCCTATTGTGCAAACGGGTCTGGATCTGATCACGTCATCGGAAACAGGCACCACGAGCGTAGCTGTGTTGAAAAACAAGTCGCTGCCAGCGGGAACTATCTTTCTCGAGTTGATTTACATGGCCGATGCATCCGCGCCTAAATCAAGCCAGCTATACCGTTATTTACCACCGACACCAGTGCGCGTTTTACTGGATAAAAATGGTAATAACTTAGCTGAAAACGTCAGTTATGACAGCTTCAATAAGCAACTCAGCGCGGTCAATCGTCATATTGCCAGTAAGCTTGTTAATGCGTCACAGAGCATTTTGCACCCACTGTTCGCTAAAGGTGAAGAGTTCGCAGCTATCGAGCTTAAAATGCTGGCCGATAGCGCTCGTATTAAGATGACTTCTCAACTTACAGGTGAGTTGGAACGTTTAGAGGCACTCAAAGCCGTTAATCCGAATATTCGTGATGAAGAGATAGAACATTTGCGACAGCAGATGAGCGAACTTAACACCTACTTGGATGGAGCGATTTTGCAGCTCGACGCTATACGCTTAATCTTGGTTAGTCACGCCTAA
- a CDS encoding response regulator, translating to MPTPVLICDDSALARKQMARTLPKEWEVDITFATNGAEGIEAIKAGKGEVVFLDLNMPVMDGYEVLEIIQKEDLPALVIVVSGDIQIKAHERVKALGALDFIQKPVSADAISNILQEYGILTVAIGEGVADSPMIKVDLRDACQEIANVAMGRAADLLAKLLDVFVLLPIPNVNVLEVSELTMTLKATEEHSKVSALCQGFIGAGIAGEALLLFHDSSFKDMAKLMGLDNPEDTNTEMEVMIDTGNVLIGAFLNGISEQLHMKFSQSHPVVLGRHCTVNDLIHDNSEKWSRTLAMEINYRIEDHDIQCDLLLLFTEDSLPTLNFKLGYLLD from the coding sequence ATGCCAACCCCAGTACTCATATGCGACGATTCAGCACTTGCCAGAAAGCAGATGGCCAGAACACTCCCTAAAGAGTGGGAAGTAGATATTACCTTTGCCACTAACGGTGCCGAAGGGATTGAAGCAATTAAAGCTGGTAAAGGCGAGGTGGTTTTTCTCGATCTGAATATGCCTGTCATGGATGGCTATGAGGTGCTTGAAATTATTCAAAAAGAGGACCTTCCCGCCCTTGTTATCGTCGTCTCTGGCGATATTCAAATCAAAGCTCATGAGAGAGTCAAAGCTTTGGGAGCCTTAGACTTTATCCAAAAGCCCGTCAGTGCCGACGCCATCAGCAACATTCTTCAGGAGTATGGCATCTTAACTGTCGCCATAGGTGAAGGTGTCGCCGATAGCCCAATGATCAAAGTTGATCTACGTGATGCTTGTCAAGAGATCGCCAATGTCGCCATGGGACGAGCTGCCGATCTGCTCGCAAAATTACTCGATGTGTTCGTACTATTACCCATACCTAATGTCAATGTACTCGAAGTCAGTGAGTTAACCATGACACTAAAGGCCACGGAGGAGCACAGCAAGGTATCAGCTCTCTGCCAAGGATTTATTGGTGCAGGCATCGCCGGGGAAGCCTTACTTCTGTTCCATGACTCTTCTTTTAAAGATATGGCTAAGTTAATGGGACTGGATAACCCTGAAGATACTAACACAGAGATGGAGGTGATGATCGATACTGGTAATGTATTGATTGGGGCCTTCTTGAATGGAATATCTGAACAACTGCATATGAAATTCAGTCAGAGTCATCCCGTCGTACTAGGTCGCCACTGTACGGTTAACGACCTCATTCATGACAATTCAGAGAAATGGTCTCGCACTTTAGCGATGGAAATAAACTACCGCATTGAAGATCATGATATTCAATGCGACCTTCTTCTACTGTTTACTGAAGACTCACTGCCGACGCTTAATTTTAAGCTCGGTTACTTGTTAGATTAA
- a CDS encoding 1-acylglycerol-3-phosphate O-acyltransferase, whose translation MLLIFRTLVLAVMLLLAFVFGGLVCLLRPRHRDNVHMFAKIFSYAAPVLGIKVIVRKPSVATTEPCIFLANHQNNYDMFTHTAAVPKGTVSLGKKSLAWVPFFGQIYWLSGNILIDRKNRNRAFETMAQTAKKIKDKCLSIWIFPEGTRSRGKGLLPFKSGAFHTAIEAGVAMVPVLASNQSHIKLNRWNNGVVIIEMMEPIETKGLAKSQVKELSKRIHSMMSTRLTQLDQEASALMVK comes from the coding sequence GTGCTTTTAATCTTCAGAACGTTAGTTTTAGCCGTTATGTTACTGCTAGCATTTGTTTTTGGCGGTCTTGTTTGTTTATTAAGACCTAGACATCGTGACAATGTACACATGTTCGCTAAAATTTTCTCTTATGCAGCCCCTGTATTAGGTATTAAGGTGATTGTTCGTAAGCCAAGTGTGGCAACGACGGAACCTTGTATTTTTCTGGCAAATCACCAGAATAATTACGATATGTTTACTCATACGGCTGCTGTACCTAAGGGAACGGTCAGTTTAGGTAAGAAGAGCTTGGCTTGGGTTCCATTTTTTGGCCAAATATACTGGTTGTCTGGCAATATTCTTATTGATAGGAAAAATCGCAATAGAGCCTTTGAAACGATGGCGCAAACCGCCAAGAAAATCAAAGATAAGTGCTTGTCTATTTGGATATTTCCGGAAGGAACTCGCTCTCGGGGTAAGGGACTATTGCCATTTAAATCAGGTGCGTTTCATACCGCAATTGAAGCCGGTGTAGCTATGGTGCCGGTACTGGCTTCTAATCAAAGTCATATAAAACTTAATCGTTGGAATAATGGTGTGGTTATCATTGAGATGATGGAGCCCATTGAAACTAAAGGTTTGGCTAAATCTCAGGTAAAAGAGCTGTCGAAGCGTATTCATTCTATGATGTCGACTCGTTTAACTCAGTTGGATCAAGAAGCTTCAGCTTTGATGGTAAAGTAA
- a CDS encoding GGDEF domain-containing protein, with translation MSYDQSAMNELHWLIDMVQTIEVGLVVLDKNFDIQLWNGFMENHSGVSPNSIKGENLFEQFDYLPATWLKQKMESVFLLKNRAFISWEQRPYIFKFKNYRPITGRADFMYQNVTLLPLSSLTGQITHISMIIYDVTDVAINKLQIKGVNERLEHLSQTDGLTQLNNRRYWQQCMQKEFDRHARYGDETTLVMFDIDDFKKVNDNYGHSIGDKVIQHISHLLTQSLRETDCAGRYGGEEFSVVLAKTSATDALQFAERLRHKIENTPLICEDQTISVTVSIGICDIKEELKNSGQWLSFADEALYSAKESGRNKCVIYKQK, from the coding sequence ATGTCATATGACCAAAGCGCAATGAACGAACTCCACTGGCTGATCGATATGGTTCAGACCATTGAGGTTGGCTTGGTTGTCCTTGATAAGAACTTTGATATTCAGCTTTGGAATGGCTTTATGGAAAACCACAGCGGTGTCTCCCCCAACTCCATCAAGGGTGAAAACCTGTTTGAACAATTTGATTATCTTCCAGCTACTTGGCTAAAACAGAAGATGGAATCAGTATTCTTACTTAAAAATCGTGCCTTTATCAGCTGGGAACAACGCCCCTATATCTTCAAGTTTAAGAACTACCGTCCTATCACTGGTCGAGCCGACTTTATGTACCAGAATGTCACCTTGCTCCCTCTCTCTTCACTAACAGGGCAGATCACTCATATCAGTATGATCATTTACGATGTTACTGATGTGGCAATCAATAAACTGCAAATAAAAGGGGTGAATGAACGCCTAGAACATTTAAGCCAAACCGATGGCCTGACTCAGCTTAACAACCGAAGATACTGGCAACAATGCATGCAGAAAGAGTTTGATAGACATGCACGTTACGGTGATGAGACAACGCTGGTTATGTTTGATATCGACGACTTTAAAAAAGTAAATGATAACTATGGTCACAGCATCGGCGATAAAGTGATACAGCATATCTCTCACCTGTTAACGCAATCTTTGCGCGAGACTGATTGTGCAGGCCGATATGGTGGCGAAGAGTTTTCAGTGGTGCTTGCAAAAACCTCAGCAACAGATGCACTTCAATTTGCTGAACGATTAAGACATAAAATTGAAAACACACCGCTAATCTGTGAAGATCAAACAATTAGTGTCACGGTAAGTATTGGGATTTGTGATATTAAAGAGGAATTAAAAAACAGTGGTCAATGGTTAAGTTTTGCCGACGAAGCCCTGTATTCAGCTAAAGAGTCCGGACGAAATAAGTGTGTTATCTACAAACAAAAATAA
- a CDS encoding YqhA family protein, translated as MRNLFERMLWSSRLSVMLGVLACIIAAFVIFVMGLKDVLHMLGLIWVYIFTGGHEIRNDLIMVVVEILDTFLLGAVLLIFAFGLYELFINNLEVAEKSKAAGKILVISSIDSLKSKLGKVILMMLIIKLFSYFIEMKPQSMLELLYMGIIIVLVALSLMLTKDK; from the coding sequence ATGCGGAATCTGTTCGAGCGTATGTTATGGAGTAGCCGATTATCGGTTATGTTAGGTGTGTTAGCTTGTATCATCGCAGCATTTGTCATCTTTGTGATGGGATTGAAAGATGTTCTTCATATGCTGGGTCTTATTTGGGTCTATATTTTTACTGGCGGTCATGAAATACGTAATGATCTGATCATGGTGGTGGTGGAGATTTTAGATACCTTCTTGCTTGGTGCTGTATTGCTGATTTTTGCTTTTGGACTCTATGAGCTCTTTATCAATAATCTAGAGGTTGCAGAAAAGAGCAAAGCGGCTGGGAAAATATTAGTGATAAGCAGCATTGATTCGCTTAAGAGCAAACTTGGTAAGGTTATCTTGATGATGTTGATCATCAAGCTCTTCTCTTATTTTATCGAGATGAAACCTCAGAGTATGCTAGAACTGCTCTACATGGGGATAATTATCGTACTGGTAGCTCTCTCGTTGATGTTAACGAAAGACAAGTAA
- a CDS encoding metal ABC transporter permease: MFDTDLLSILFPAFIAGVLVLSTHVVLGQQVLKRGIIFIDLAIAQVAALGAIVAHLNHDIEHLPFSNVWMPALFALAGAGFIAWLSKIMADELEAIIGCFYVLAAVAAMLMLSNDPHGAEMLKQLMSGQILWVNWSQLTLPAVVSVCILSLIYLKPALLDGRGFYIMFALVITLSVELVGVYLVFSTLILPALAVNKCRKKYRLPVAYLVGLVGYILGLILSACFDLPSGAAIVTTLAVSAIMSRLVLSKLMRFNGGVKKGKLTQN, from the coding sequence ATGTTTGATACTGATTTACTCTCCATTTTATTTCCTGCTTTTATTGCTGGTGTTCTTGTCTTGTCTACTCATGTAGTGCTTGGTCAACAGGTACTAAAACGCGGCATCATTTTTATTGATCTGGCGATTGCCCAAGTCGCTGCTTTAGGTGCTATTGTGGCTCACCTTAATCATGACATTGAGCATCTGCCATTTTCTAATGTGTGGATGCCCGCACTGTTTGCGCTTGCTGGCGCAGGTTTTATTGCTTGGCTGTCGAAAATAATGGCTGATGAACTAGAAGCCATTATCGGGTGCTTTTATGTTTTAGCGGCAGTCGCTGCTATGTTGATGCTCTCTAATGATCCCCATGGTGCTGAGATGTTGAAGCAGTTGATGTCGGGCCAGATCCTATGGGTCAATTGGTCGCAACTGACACTGCCTGCTGTTGTTTCTGTGTGTATCTTGAGTTTGATCTACCTGAAACCCGCACTGCTTGATGGTAGAGGTTTCTATATCATGTTTGCGCTAGTCATCACGCTTTCAGTTGAGTTGGTAGGTGTTTATCTGGTGTTCAGTACTTTGATATTGCCAGCATTAGCCGTCAATAAATGCAGGAAAAAATACAGGTTACCCGTAGCATATTTAGTTGGTCTGGTTGGTTACATACTCGGGCTTATTCTTTCAGCTTGTTTTGACCTCCCAAGTGGTGCTGCAATTGTGACGACGTTGGCAGTGAGTGCAATCATGAGCAGGTTGGTGCTTAGCAAATTAATGAGATTTAATGGTGGCGTAAAGAAAGGTAAATTAACCCAGAATTAA